The Salvia miltiorrhiza cultivar Shanhuang (shh) chromosome 1, IMPLAD_Smil_shh, whole genome shotgun sequence genome has a window encoding:
- the LOC131010326 gene encoding uncharacterized protein LOC131010326, whose product MARMKDLSSFERAAIIEFLLEGSKNGKPSRGKITAAVQRWSCCRRTISRTWAAAKERRANGEVMSSVSKKTMRPRRKLVALDLQLIASLDLSKRSTIRKLACGVKCSKSTVGRWVKTGLIRAHSNAIKPDLTAPNKLLRLRFSLEALEYDRIMRSLTFKSMHNTVHIDEKWFYITKSAQRFYLTPEEIEPHRTCKNKKFITKVMFMCAIIPAIKAKWPANASKTIFIQQDNARPHIQDSDPDFRAVASADGFDIHLVHQPPNSPDTNINDLGWFRAIQSLQTESVSTNVDGLVNAVINSFNELSPTTLNKVFLSLQSCMVEILKVKGRNSYKIPHLGKDALIRQDMLPLNLQVPSELVRECISYLIDNGALSISDTLMQNLGVNAGCTDEVELMVHQLQIQSTEVM is encoded by the exons ATGGCTAGAATGAAGGATCTTTCTTCCTTTGAGAGGGCTGCCATCATCGAGTTTCTGCTTGAAGGAAGCAAAAATGGAAAGCCATCTCGAGGGAAGATCACTGCTGCTGTTCAGAGATGGAGCTGCTGCCGGCGGACGATCAGTCGTACTTGGGCAGCTGCAAAAGAACGAAGAGCAAATGGTGAGGTAATGAGTTCGGTGAGTAAGAAAACAATGAGACCAAGGAGAAAACTTGTAGCTCTGGATTTACAGTTAATTGCTAGCCTAGATTTGTCAAAAAGATCAACAATTAGAAAGCTTGCATGTGGGGTTAAATGCAGTAAAAGCACAGTGGGTAGATGGGTAAAAACTGGACTGATCAGGGCTCATTCGAATGCAATTAAACCTGATCTCACAGCTCCAAACAAGTTGCTTAGGCTACGGTTTTCcttagaagctctagaatatgaTAGGATTATGAGGAGTTTGACATTTAAAAGCATGCACAACACAGTACACattgatgagaaatggttctACATCACAAAAAGTGCACAAAGGTTCTACTTAACTCCTGAAGAGATAGAACCTCATAGGACATGCAAGAACAAGAAGTTCATCACCAAGGTGATGTTCATGTGTGCT ATAATTCCTGCTATTAAAGCTAAGTGGCCAGCCAATGCAAGCAAAACCATCTTTATTCAGCAAGATAATGCAAGGcctcacattcaagactcagaCCCTGATTTCAGGGCTGTTGCTTCAGCTGATGGCTTTGATATTCACTTGGTGCATCAACCACCAAACTCCCCAGACACAAACATTAATGATTTGGGGTGGTTTAGGGCAATACAAAGCCTCCAAACTGAATCAGTGTCTACAAATGTGGATGGCCTAGTGAATGCAGTGATTAATTCATTCAATGAGTTAAGCCCAACAACTTTAAATAAAGTTTTCTTAAGCTTGCAAAGTTGTATGGTGGAAATTCTGAAAGTGAAGGGGAGGAATAGCTATAAGATCCCTCATTTAGGGAAGGATGCTTTGATTAGGCAGGATATGCTGCCCTTGAATCTCCAAGTTCCAAGTGAACTTGTAAGGGAGTGCATATCCTACCTAATTGACAATGGAGCTTTGTCAATTAGTGATACACTAATGCAGAATTTGGGAGTTAATGCAGGTTGCACAGATGAGGTTGAGTTGATGGTGCATCAActtcaaattcaatcaactgaAGTTATGTGA